One genomic segment of Rhizorhabdus phycosphaerae includes these proteins:
- a CDS encoding MFS transporter codes for MATRESPFSIPAYRHYWLARFTSTIALNGMVVIIGWQVYDVARRTMAPREAALQLGLIGIAQFLPLMLLTLVTGLAADRFDRRWIARATTALELGCALALGYLTWTDRISLPALFTIAALLGVARAFAAPALQALSPNLVPRALLPQAIAMSSFAWQVGAIAGPPVGGYLYAIDPPLAYAVAAGLLAFATLMLFLIGPVPRTVLDRGAKPWAQMLEGFSYLRRNRLVLGAISLDLFAVLLGGATAMLPIYARDILHVGSSGLGHLRAAPAVGAALTAFCLGRFPLRSNVGLKLLIAVAVFGVGTIAFGLSYRTADPMAVALTCLALLGAADMVSVYVRQSLIQLYTPDAMRGRVGAVSTLFISGSNELGEAESGFLAALVGPVAAVVAGGIGTIMVAALWARLFPEILRARTLDAPASLDDVPSQEKAA; via the coding sequence ATGGCCACGCGCGAGTCCCCCTTCTCCATACCGGCCTATCGCCATTATTGGCTGGCCCGGTTCACATCGACCATCGCGCTCAACGGCATGGTCGTGATCATCGGCTGGCAGGTCTATGACGTCGCCCGGCGGACGATGGCGCCGCGCGAGGCGGCGCTCCAGCTCGGTCTGATCGGTATCGCGCAATTTCTGCCGCTGATGCTGCTGACGCTGGTTACCGGGCTTGCTGCCGACCGCTTCGATCGCCGCTGGATCGCGCGGGCGACGACCGCGCTCGAACTGGGGTGCGCGCTGGCGCTCGGCTATCTGACCTGGACCGACCGGATCAGTCTTCCCGCGCTGTTCACGATCGCGGCGCTGCTCGGCGTCGCAAGGGCTTTTGCCGCCCCCGCGCTGCAGGCGCTGTCGCCCAATCTGGTGCCCAGGGCGCTGCTGCCCCAGGCGATCGCGATGAGCTCCTTTGCCTGGCAGGTCGGCGCCATCGCAGGTCCGCCGGTGGGCGGCTATCTCTACGCGATCGATCCGCCGCTCGCTTATGCGGTGGCGGCCGGCCTGCTCGCCTTTGCTACGCTGATGCTATTCCTGATCGGCCCGGTTCCGCGGACGGTGCTCGATCGGGGGGCAAAGCCATGGGCGCAGATGCTCGAGGGCTTCTCCTATCTGCGGCGCAACCGGCTGGTGCTGGGTGCGATCTCGCTCGACCTGTTCGCGGTGCTGCTCGGTGGCGCCACCGCGATGCTGCCGATCTACGCACGCGACATATTGCATGTCGGTTCCTCGGGCCTCGGCCATTTGCGCGCGGCGCCAGCGGTGGGAGCCGCGCTCACCGCTTTCTGTCTCGGGCGTTTCCCGCTGCGCAGCAATGTCGGCCTCAAGCTGCTGATCGCGGTGGCCGTGTTCGGCGTAGGTACGATCGCCTTCGGCCTGTCCTATCGCACGGCCGATCCCATGGCCGTCGCGCTCACCTGTCTCGCGCTGCTCGGCGCGGCCGACATGGTGTCGGTCTATGTCCGCCAGTCGTTGATCCAGCTCTACACACCCGACGCGATGCGAGGGCGGGTGGGCGCGGTCTCGACGCTGTTCATTTCCGGTTCGAACGAGCTGGGCGAGGCGGAATCGGGCTTCCTCGCCGCGCTGGTGGGGCCGGTTGCCGCGGTCGTGGCGGGCGGGATCGGCACGATCATGGTGGCGGCCTTGTGGGCGCGCCTCTTTCCCGAGATATTGCGGGCAAGGACCCTCGATGCGCCCGCATCGTTAGATGATGTTCCAAGCCAGGAGAAGGCAGCATGA
- the cysK gene encoding cysteine synthase A produces MTRFASILETIGGTPHVRINRLFGDAEVWIKSERSNPGGSIKDRIALAMIEDAERSGKLTPGGTIIEPTSGNTGIGLALVAAVKGYKLVLVMPESMSLERRRLMLAYGASFDLTPREKGMKGAIERALELQAQTPGAWIPQQFENPANIEVHVRTTAEEIYADFKDEPIDVMITGVGTGGHITGAAQVLKARWPDLKVFAVEPTLSPVISGGQPGPHPIQGIGAGFVPANLHTQLLDGVVQVDPADAKDYARRSAREEGMLVGISSGATLAAIAQKLKEFPGKRVLGFNYDTGERYLSVPDFLPE; encoded by the coding sequence ATGACCAGATTTGCATCGATCTTGGAAACCATCGGCGGAACCCCGCACGTCCGCATCAACCGCCTGTTCGGCGATGCCGAGGTGTGGATCAAGTCCGAGCGGAGCAACCCCGGCGGCTCGATCAAGGACCGCATCGCGCTGGCGATGATCGAGGATGCCGAGCGCAGCGGCAAGCTGACCCCCGGCGGCACGATCATCGAGCCGACGAGCGGCAACACCGGCATCGGTCTCGCGCTCGTCGCGGCGGTGAAGGGCTATAAGCTCGTCCTCGTCATGCCGGAGAGCATGTCGCTCGAACGCCGCCGGCTGATGCTGGCCTATGGCGCCAGCTTCGACCTGACCCCGCGCGAGAAGGGCATGAAGGGCGCGATCGAGCGCGCACTTGAGCTGCAGGCGCAGACCCCCGGAGCCTGGATTCCGCAACAGTTCGAGAACCCCGCCAATATCGAGGTCCACGTCCGCACCACCGCCGAGGAAATCTACGCCGATTTCAAGGACGAGCCGATCGACGTCATGATCACGGGCGTGGGCACAGGCGGCCACATCACCGGCGCGGCGCAGGTGCTGAAGGCGCGGTGGCCCGACCTCAAGGTGTTCGCGGTGGAACCGACCCTGTCGCCGGTGATCTCGGGCGGTCAGCCCGGGCCGCACCCGATCCAGGGGATCGGCGCGGGTTTCGTGCCGGCCAACCTCCATACCCAGCTGCTCGACGGCGTGGTGCAGGTCGATCCTGCCGATGCGAAGGACTATGCGCGCCGCTCGGCGCGCGAGGAAGGCATGCTCGTCGGCATCAGCTCGGGCGCGACGCTCGCGGCGATCGCGCAGAAGCTGAAGGAGTTTCCGGGCAAGCGCGTGCTCGGTTTCAACTACGACACCGGTGAGCGCTATCTGTCGGTGCCCGACTTCCTGCCCGAATGA
- a CDS encoding EamA family transporter yields the protein MDRTGHHLPASHLLLALAIVAVWGTNFVVIRLALDELPPLLFATLRFTFAFLPAAFFIRRPAVRWRSLAAYGVLIGFGQFGMLYIAMRGHISPGLASLVVQSQVFFTIGLAMLVNRERMRAYQGLALLIATSGIALIILHGDASATPLGLLLTLIASLSWGCGNHIAKASGTSDMLGFVVWASLFSIPPLFAASLVMEGWPAMTQAVAHAGSGAWAAVLWQSVGNTLFGYAAWGWLLSRHPAASISPTALLVPIFGMGTSALVLGEALPGWKIGAAALVIGGLAINMLWPMLLRRKAAP from the coding sequence ATGGATCGCACCGGCCACCATCTTCCCGCTTCGCATTTGCTGCTCGCGCTGGCGATCGTCGCCGTCTGGGGCACCAATTTCGTGGTGATCCGGCTGGCGCTTGACGAGCTGCCGCCGCTGCTGTTCGCGACGCTGCGCTTTACCTTCGCCTTCCTGCCTGCGGCTTTCTTCATCCGCCGCCCGGCGGTGCGCTGGCGGTCGCTGGCGGCCTATGGCGTGCTGATCGGTTTCGGCCAGTTCGGTATGCTCTATATCGCGATGCGCGGACATATCTCACCGGGGCTGGCGTCGCTCGTCGTGCAGAGCCAGGTCTTCTTCACCATCGGTCTGGCGATGCTGGTCAACCGCGAGCGGATGCGCGCCTATCAGGGCCTCGCGCTGCTGATCGCGACCAGCGGCATCGCGCTGATCATCCTCCATGGCGATGCCAGCGCGACCCCGCTCGGCCTGTTGCTGACGCTCATCGCCTCGCTCAGCTGGGGCTGCGGCAACCATATCGCCAAGGCGAGCGGGACGAGCGACATGCTCGGCTTCGTCGTCTGGGCGAGCCTCTTCTCGATCCCGCCGCTGTTCGCTGCGTCGCTGGTGATGGAGGGCTGGCCCGCCATGACGCAGGCGGTCGCCCATGCCGGCAGCGGCGCCTGGGCTGCGGTTCTGTGGCAGTCTGTCGGCAACACGCTGTTCGGCTATGCCGCCTGGGGCTGGCTGCTGTCGCGTCACCCGGCGGCGAGCATCTCGCCGACCGCGCTGCTCGTTCCGATCTTCGGCATGGGCACATCCGCGCTGGTGCTGGGCGAGGCTCTGCCCGGCTGGAAGATCGGCGCCGCCGCGCTGGTGATCGGGGGGCTGGCGATCAATATGCTGTGGCCGATGCTTCTACGGCGTAAGGCCGCCCCCTAA
- a CDS encoding LysR family transcriptional regulator, with protein MQREDLSDLFAFRQVARERSFTRAAAVLGTSQSALSHLVRRLESRLGVRLLTRSTRSVALTEAGEKLLGVIDPAMADIDAGLNALSEWRDKPAGTVRITASELPAETILWPALSPLLKAYPDIHVEIDVNDTLKDIVAHRYDAGVRFGDQVAQDMVSVRIGPDSRFVVIGAPTYFAAHGIPEAPQDLGRHQCINLRLPTFGNLYAWEMERDGRAINMRVEGRLVFNKLSLAIDAALDGFGLAFVPLDLVETHIAEGRLETALDAWNPPFTGYHLYYPSRRQQSPAFALVVQALRYPRSGKVPEWPL; from the coding sequence ATGCAGCGCGAGGATCTGAGCGATCTCTTCGCCTTCCGGCAGGTCGCGCGCGAACGCAGCTTCACCCGCGCCGCGGCGGTGCTCGGCACGTCGCAATCGGCGCTGAGCCACCTGGTCCGCCGGCTGGAAAGCCGTCTTGGCGTGCGGCTGCTAACCCGCAGCACGCGGAGCGTCGCGCTGACCGAGGCGGGCGAGAAGCTGCTGGGCGTGATCGACCCGGCCATGGCCGACATCGACGCGGGCCTCAACGCGCTCAGCGAATGGCGAGACAAGCCGGCCGGCACGGTTCGTATCACCGCGAGCGAACTGCCCGCCGAGACGATATTGTGGCCGGCGCTGTCGCCGCTGCTCAAGGCCTATCCCGACATCCATGTCGAGATCGACGTCAACGACACGCTCAAGGACATCGTCGCGCATCGCTATGATGCGGGCGTGCGCTTCGGCGACCAGGTGGCGCAGGACATGGTCTCGGTCCGGATCGGGCCGGATTCGCGCTTCGTGGTGATCGGCGCGCCGACCTATTTCGCCGCGCACGGTATCCCCGAAGCGCCGCAGGACCTCGGCCGGCACCAGTGCATAAACCTGCGCCTGCCGACTTTCGGCAATCTCTATGCTTGGGAGATGGAGCGCGACGGACGGGCGATCAACATGCGGGTCGAGGGCCGCCTCGTGTTCAACAAACTGTCGCTGGCGATCGACGCCGCGCTGGACGGCTTTGGCCTCGCTTTCGTGCCGCTCGACCTGGTCGAAACCCATATCGCGGAGGGCCGGCTGGAGACGGCGCTCGACGCGTGGAACCCGCCCTTCACCGGCTATCATCTCTATTATCCAAGCCGGCGCCAGCAATCGCCAGCCTTCGCGCTGGTCGTGCAGGCGCTGCGCTATCCCAGGTCGGGGAAGGTACCGGAATGGCCGCTTTAG
- a CDS encoding NAD(P)-dependent alcohol dehydrogenase, with protein MQTHGYAAHSADTPLAPFSFDRREPGPTDVAIDILFCGVCHSDLHTARGEWGGTLYPCVPGHEIVGRVTAVGSDVSLFSVGQTVGVGCMVDSCGHCPSCQDGEEQYCTGEGGFIGTYNGHDKHLGGHTFGGYSAHIVVDQGFVLRVDHDEKDLAAVAPLLCAGITTYSPLRHWKVGPGQQVGVVGLGGLGHMGVKIAAAMGAEVTVFTTSPDKREAALALGAKDVVVSRDAEAMAAQAGRFDFILNTVAASHNLDPFLNALKRDGTMVLVGVPEEAHPSPSVGGLIFRRRALAGSLIGGIAETQEMLDFCRDHGITADIETIPMQAIDKAYDRMVRSDVKYRFVIDMQSLRDEVAA; from the coding sequence ATGCAGACCCATGGATATGCGGCGCACTCCGCCGACACGCCTCTGGCGCCCTTCAGCTTCGATCGCCGCGAACCCGGCCCGACCGACGTCGCGATCGACATCCTCTTTTGCGGCGTCTGCCATTCGGACCTGCACACCGCGCGCGGCGAGTGGGGCGGGACACTCTACCCCTGCGTTCCCGGTCACGAGATCGTCGGCCGCGTGACCGCCGTCGGCTCGGACGTCAGCCTTTTCTCGGTCGGCCAGACCGTCGGTGTCGGCTGCATGGTCGACAGCTGCGGCCATTGCCCGTCCTGTCAGGACGGCGAGGAGCAATATTGCACCGGCGAGGGAGGTTTCATCGGCACCTATAACGGCCATGACAAACATCTCGGCGGACACACCTTCGGGGGCTATTCGGCGCATATCGTCGTCGATCAGGGCTTCGTCCTGCGCGTCGATCATGACGAGAAGGACCTTGCCGCAGTTGCCCCGCTGCTGTGCGCCGGCATCACCACCTATTCGCCGCTGCGCCACTGGAAGGTGGGGCCGGGGCAGCAGGTCGGCGTGGTCGGGCTCGGCGGCCTCGGCCATATGGGCGTCAAGATCGCGGCGGCGATGGGGGCCGAGGTGACCGTCTTCACAACCTCGCCCGACAAGCGCGAGGCGGCGCTGGCGCTCGGCGCGAAGGACGTTGTCGTGTCGCGCGATGCGGAGGCGATGGCGGCGCAGGCGGGCCGGTTCGACTTCATCCTCAACACGGTCGCGGCCTCGCACAATCTCGATCCCTTCCTGAACGCGCTCAAGCGCGACGGCACGATGGTGCTCGTCGGCGTGCCCGAGGAGGCGCATCCCTCGCCGTCGGTCGGTGGCCTGATCTTCCGCCGCCGCGCGCTGGCGGGCTCGCTGATCGGCGGCATTGCCGAGACGCAGGAGATGCTCGATTTCTGCCGCGACCACGGGATTACCGCCGATATCGAGACGATCCCGATGCAGGCGATCGACAAGGCCTATGATCGCATGGTCCGGAGCGACGTCAAATATCGCTTCGTGATCGACATGCAGTCGCTGCGCGACGAGGTCGCCGCCTGA
- a CDS encoding MauE/DoxX family redox-associated membrane protein translates to MTKTATIHRMVMPGHICPYGLKALHLLKGRGFAVEDRWLRSREETDAFKAAHGVKTTPQIFIDGQRIGGHDDLRRYLGLHVPDPDVTSYRPVAALFGMTAAMALALSVAIHGTPFHGAVIPWFIALSMCVLALLKLQDVGRFSTMFLNYDLLARRWVPYATLYPFAEGLAGVLMLSGRLTWLSAPLALFIGSIGALSVFKAVYVEKRSLKCACVGGASNVPLGFVSLVENLMMVAMAVWMLVAAH, encoded by the coding sequence ATGACGAAGACCGCCACCATCCACCGCATGGTCATGCCCGGCCATATCTGCCCCTATGGGCTGAAGGCGCTCCACCTACTGAAGGGCCGGGGCTTCGCGGTCGAGGACCGCTGGCTGCGCAGCCGCGAGGAAACCGACGCCTTCAAGGCCGCGCACGGCGTGAAGACGACGCCGCAAATCTTCATCGATGGCCAGAGGATCGGCGGACATGACGATCTGCGCCGCTATCTCGGTCTCCATGTCCCGGATCCCGATGTCACCAGCTATCGCCCTGTCGCCGCCCTGTTCGGGATGACCGCTGCGATGGCCCTAGCGCTGAGCGTAGCGATTCACGGCACGCCCTTCCACGGGGCGGTGATCCCCTGGTTCATCGCGCTCAGCATGTGCGTCCTGGCCCTACTCAAACTGCAAGATGTCGGCCGCTTCTCGACAATGTTCCTGAACTACGACCTGCTCGCCCGCCGCTGGGTTCCCTATGCGACCCTCTATCCCTTCGCCGAAGGTCTGGCGGGCGTGCTGATGTTGTCGGGCAGGCTCACCTGGCTTTCCGCGCCGCTGGCGCTGTTCATCGGATCGATCGGGGCGCTCTCGGTCTTCAAGGCGGTCTATGTCGAGAAACGCTCGCTCAAATGCGCTTGTGTCGGCGGCGCGAGCAATGTGCCGCTGGGCTTCGTCTCGCTCGTCGAAAATCTTATGATGGTCGCGATGGCCGTCTGGATGCTGGTCGCGGCCCATTAA
- a CDS encoding MerR family transcriptional regulator: MLTISGLARAGGVGVETIRYYQRRGLLPEPPRPAGGGIEGGIRRYGSDDVRRLRFIRSAQAAGFTLSQIAELLTLDAEGDRDRARAMAEERAAAIDVEIARLEKARSGLRRLAGECAAGEAGPCPILAAFGD; this comes from the coding sequence ATGCTGACCATTTCGGGCCTCGCGCGCGCCGGTGGCGTGGGGGTGGAGACGATCCGCTATTATCAGAGGCGCGGCCTGTTGCCCGAGCCGCCCCGGCCCGCTGGCGGTGGCATCGAAGGCGGCATCCGTCGCTATGGCTCTGACGACGTCCGCCGGTTGCGCTTCATCCGCTCGGCGCAGGCCGCGGGCTTCACCCTGTCGCAGATCGCAGAACTGCTGACCCTCGATGCCGAGGGTGACCGGGACCGGGCGCGTGCGATGGCCGAGGAACGCGCCGCCGCCATCGATGTCGAAATCGCGCGGCTGGAGAAAGCACGGTCAGGCTTGCGCCGGCTGGCCGGCGAATGCGCGGCCGGAGAGGCGGGGCCTTGCCCGATACTGGCGGCGTTCGGGGATTGA
- a CDS encoding ImuA family protein has protein sequence MNESSPFLADLRARIAAIEGPKPVESVLFPLGSALLDAQLGGGLPKGRLHELFAAEPDDRAALAGAGLMLAMRVGRGPLLWLRQDGSVRAGGCLYGPGLAELGFDPARLIEIVAPDEAALLRAAGDAVRCAPLSVLLIEPWKAARGLDLTATRRLAVAAEKSGVTVLLLRAEGEPVPSAAYSRWRVRSSASAPLEAGAPGHPAIEIELLRHRGGLEGMRMLLEWNRDEHHFREAPLSGAGLPVAGERAGRAGDPERTGAARLSA, from the coding sequence ATGAACGAGTCGTCCCCCTTCCTGGCCGACCTTCGGGCGCGCATTGCCGCGATCGAGGGCCCGAAGCCTGTCGAAAGCGTGCTTTTCCCGCTGGGCAGCGCCTTGCTCGACGCGCAGCTGGGCGGTGGCTTGCCGAAGGGTCGGTTGCACGAACTGTTCGCGGCCGAACCGGATGATCGGGCGGCGCTGGCCGGGGCGGGGCTGATGCTCGCGATGCGCGTGGGGAGAGGGCCGCTGCTATGGCTGCGGCAGGACGGTTCGGTGCGGGCGGGGGGATGTCTCTATGGGCCTGGCCTTGCGGAACTGGGCTTCGATCCGGCGCGCCTGATCGAGATCGTCGCGCCCGACGAGGCGGCCTTGCTGCGGGCGGCGGGGGATGCGGTCCGCTGCGCGCCGCTATCGGTCCTGCTGATCGAGCCCTGGAAGGCGGCGCGGGGACTCGACCTGACCGCCACCCGGCGACTGGCGGTCGCGGCGGAGAAATCGGGAGTTACCGTGCTGCTGTTGCGGGCGGAAGGGGAGCCGGTGCCGAGCGCGGCCTATAGCCGCTGGCGGGTCCGCTCCTCGGCCTCGGCGCCGCTGGAGGCGGGGGCGCCCGGTCATCCCGCCATCGAAATCGAATTGTTGCGCCATCGCGGAGGGCTGGAAGGCATGCGCATGTTGCTGGAGTGGAATCGTGACGAACACCATTTCCGCGAAGCGCCGCTATCTGGCGCTGGTCTTCCCGTTGCTGGCGAGCGAGCGGGTCGCGCGGGCGATCCGGAGCGGACAGGCGCGGCCCGGCTTTCCGCCTGA
- a CDS encoding Y-family DNA polymerase, which translates to MTNTISAKRRYLALVFPLLASERVARAIRSGQARPGFPPEAPFVLVEKQKGAIRLAASSRAALELGLVPGLSLADARARHPDLGVVDADPAEDARLIEAIADGCDRYTPMVAIDPPDGILLDISGCAHLFGGEEALLADMRARLERLGLTTRSALADTPDAAHALARHARSADAQLDSLPVEALELGGEESVALRRAGLKRIGDLRARPSQLLSARFGEAAADRLARVAGGRDLRITPRRPEPALLLERRFAEPIGRTEAALAAIGELMAGAARRMEEAHRGGRRFEAQLYRTDGLVRRLRVETGLPVRDPATVMRLFDERLAALSDPVDPGFGFDLVRLAVPLFETMAPVQLPLEGGALAEGELAQLLDRLSTRLGRNRVRRLAPRDSHVPEQAAFAFPAIEAGPTGPWPEPERGEPPLRPTYLFDPPQPIEVVAGVPDGPPQRFRWRRELHEVTLAEGPERIGSLWWKRADNAGLSRDYYRVEDRKGRRFWLFRLGLYGSEASSPAWYIHGLFA; encoded by the coding sequence GTGACGAACACCATTTCCGCGAAGCGCCGCTATCTGGCGCTGGTCTTCCCGTTGCTGGCGAGCGAGCGGGTCGCGCGGGCGATCCGGAGCGGACAGGCGCGGCCCGGCTTTCCGCCTGAGGCGCCCTTCGTCCTCGTCGAAAAGCAGAAAGGCGCGATCCGGCTCGCCGCGTCGAGCCGGGCCGCGCTTGAGCTGGGGCTTGTACCCGGGCTCTCACTCGCCGATGCGCGCGCGCGCCATCCCGATCTGGGCGTCGTCGATGCCGATCCGGCCGAGGATGCGCGCCTGATCGAGGCGATCGCCGACGGCTGCGACCGCTACACCCCGATGGTAGCGATCGATCCGCCCGACGGCATCCTGCTCGACATCAGCGGCTGCGCCCATCTGTTCGGCGGCGAGGAGGCTTTGCTAGCCGATATGCGCGCACGGCTGGAGCGGCTGGGGCTGACGACGCGCAGCGCGCTAGCGGACACCCCCGATGCCGCCCATGCGCTGGCGCGTCATGCGCGGTCTGCGGATGCCCAGCTCGACAGCCTCCCGGTCGAAGCGCTCGAGCTGGGCGGAGAAGAGTCAGTCGCCCTGCGCCGCGCCGGGCTCAAGCGGATCGGCGACCTGCGCGCGCGACCCTCGCAACTGTTGTCCGCACGCTTCGGCGAGGCCGCCGCCGACCGGCTGGCCCGCGTCGCCGGGGGGCGCGACCTGCGCATCACCCCGCGACGCCCTGAACCGGCCCTGCTGCTCGAACGCCGCTTCGCCGAGCCGATCGGCCGCACTGAGGCGGCGCTCGCTGCGATCGGCGAGCTCATGGCGGGGGCCGCGCGGCGGATGGAGGAGGCGCATCGTGGCGGGCGCCGCTTCGAGGCGCAGCTCTATCGAACCGATGGCCTCGTGCGGCGGCTGCGTGTCGAAACCGGCCTGCCCGTGCGCGATCCCGCAACCGTCATGCGCCTGTTCGACGAGCGTCTCGCCGCGCTGTCCGATCCGGTCGATCCGGGCTTCGGCTTCGACCTTGTACGTCTGGCCGTGCCGCTGTTCGAGACGATGGCGCCGGTCCAGCTGCCGCTCGAGGGCGGCGCGCTGGCCGAGGGCGAACTGGCGCAGCTGCTCGACCGCCTGTCCACGCGGCTCGGTCGCAACCGGGTCCGGCGGCTGGCCCCGCGCGACAGCCATGTTCCCGAGCAGGCGGCCTTCGCCTTTCCCGCGATCGAGGCCGGACCCACCGGCCCCTGGCCCGAGCCCGAGCGGGGCGAGCCGCCGCTGCGTCCGACTTATTTGTTCGACCCGCCCCAGCCGATCGAGGTGGTGGCGGGCGTGCCCGACGGTCCGCCCCAGCGCTTTCGCTGGCGGCGCGAACTGCACGAGGTGACGCTGGCCGAAGGGCCCGAGCGGATCGGTTCGCTCTGGTGGAAGCGCGCCGACAATGCCGGGCTCAGCCGCGACTATTATCGCGTGGAGGACCGCAAGGGGCGGCGCTTCTGGTTGTTCCGGCTGGGACTCTATGGCAGCGAGGCGAGCAGCCCGGCTTGGTATATCCACGGCCTGTTCGCATGA